CGCGTCACCCGCCCCCGCGTTACGACCGCCACCGATCCCGTGTCCGCGCGGACGATCTCCCGCACGAGCCTCTCCGGAACCTCGTAGAACGGCCCCGCCCCGATCCCCTCCCGCGCGCCGTCGAAGACGCACGCGAGCGTCACCTGGAACGGACGCGTCCCCGCGCCGCGCAGGCGGAACGTCCCCGCCTCGATTCCCACCGAAAAAGCGCAGTCCGCGAACGCCCGGCGCGCGCGCTCCCGCGCGCCCCGCAGAATCTCCCCGAAAGACACGGGCTGCGGCGAAACGCCGGAC
Above is a window of Planctomycetota bacterium DNA encoding:
- a CDS encoding inosine/xanthosine triphosphatase; protein product: MVVRVATRNRMKVEAVRRAFGRFFSRVRAVGVDVPSGVSPQPVSFGEILRGARERARRAFADCAFSVGIEAGTFRLRGAGTRPFQVTLACVFDGAREGIGAGPFYEVPERLVREIVRADTGSVAVVTRGRVTRGQVTRDAVIMALAPFVSSELYRGMP